A segment of the Gossypium hirsutum isolate 1008001.06 chromosome D10, Gossypium_hirsutum_v2.1, whole genome shotgun sequence genome:
AATTGTGTTGATAacattttcaataatcaaatatGGCGGATTGAGTAAATTTAAGCAAGTAATGTCTTTTTCaataatctatatttttcatatatttaaaatttaatcctcttattatatttttgtatatttaaaatttaatcttcctaTTATTATTTCAagagatttagtttttatatttttgaatttaaaaaatgtaaatccAATTatttaacactattaaaattcttctaataaattcaagtttattataactttattttttttgttacttgaCAACTATACGAgtatcttttttaaaaatttcaaaactttataCCAGTGAAATTTAAGTGAAGAATTTTAATGGTATTAACAGCTgtcttgaaatttgaaatttaaaaagtatagagGCTAAATTCCTAAAATAAAAGTAGAGGAACTAAATTCCAAATGCACTAAAAATACATAGCCTTGTAGcaaattttaacctaaattaaaaatgtataaaatttattaaatttgaattttctttccaaataaaaatatatattaacgaAGGATTGGTAAAAAAAAGTCTAGCGATTATTTTCTTATGTAAACTAAAGTATAAAAAAGAAAGAGGGGGTGTAGCTTTGTTACATGCAAACCACATGGAATGTAATGTGTTCCCCCTCTCTTTGTTTCTGGATAATTTACACAACGTTATGCATGGTGATGTATAAGAGGATGTTGGACGGTAGGGTCGAGTGTATAAGGTGAGTTTACTTACTCGAGTTAGTGATCCAATTATCCCTTGTGCTTGTAAGGTTCTTACTTTTTGATTATTCTTTTAATGAATGCATCTTTTCCTAAAAAAaagtgtcacatcccaaaaatcgggttagtagaaattggatTAGTGAACCAAGAGTGGTTACATCCTATTTTTGAATAAATGTTGTAAGAATCATAATATGTAAATTGATTTAGTTTAGTGGCTAAATATTTTGGTTAAGTGTTTGAGGTCCTATGTTTAAGTTCCttccattaattattattattatttttgttcctTCGTTTGGTTGTTTACATGTgggtaatattttattattgttagtttattaataataataagtttACTGGTTTAGTGATAAGGCTTTAGTTTACCTTTGTGTCCCTAATCCAAATCTTGTTGttgctaaaattaaattaatttttgttccTGTTCTATTGTGCCGCCTAGATAGTCAATGTGTGggtcaaattaattttatttttgttcccGTTCTCTTCCCACTATCCTCattctttccattttttttgttttctctgacgttttctttccttttcctttcatTTGTTGCCATCTTCTTTTGTTGTCGTCCCTTGCTGATGTTTCTTCATTGCCACCTTATCTTCTATCGTGCCGCCATCTAGATTGCATTTTCCCCATTAAAGTTTGTCGATTTAATTATGGTTGCGATTCTGCTAGGGGTGGATCGTAAGGCTATACACTTCCGGCgagttgaggattttggaaatttcttttctcttcaaggGTAAGTTTTCAAAACATCAATTTAGGAGCTGGTTTGCAATGATTTAGCTTACGAAGGTCGAATGCCTTCTATTAATAGGTTAGGGCGTATAGGCCCACCTCAGGCAGACTTGTTCGAATGTAGGTTTTGGAATAACAATCTTTTTGTATCTGAAAAATGGTTATGAAGTAATCGTCTGGTATGTTAGTGTTGTAagtataatttatgaaaatatgctAAGTTTTGTAAAATGACATATCTGATCTATAAATCCATACTCATCGTTGGCATCTTTTTGTTCTACTATGTTCATATATGAGCACGAGAAATCTGAGTATGTTATTCTAACTATATATGAACCTGTTATATGATCATGCATGTGACATTATGGCGAAATTGTTTTGGTATGGTTAATATTTGACGCATATATGTTCTATAAAGCATGGAATCCCATGCCTACTGATTCTTTTTTTTGTATAAGACTGCATATTCTACATTCTTTTGTTCTGATTTCGTATTTGCATGTCATGTCACATTACATGGGGTTGGGATGATATGGTAAGGAGCATATTCTGACATGTATatctggtggtttaaccacataccTGTTCTAGCATATGAAATATAGTGGCATGACCACATATTTTGACAATTTATCTGCATTATTCCTGGTGGCTTTGTTAACAATTATCTGTTGGTGCGTTTTGGATGGACAAGTTCTGGGGAACTCTAATTGatgtgtagcggagttgggtgGGCAGTTTTCTGAATAATCTGTATTATGTTTTCTGGAAATACTGCATTGACATAACCATGTATGCTTAATTTTGCTTatttgaatttgatgtaattctctgtgatattctgatttgtttattgtattatttttacttatgCTTGAGTTAAGTTAaacactgagcttcatagctcatCCATTTCATCTTCTCATGTAATTCGTGGACTTAGGGATGGGCGGCGTTCAGGAGCTCAGATTGGTCTTTCGCATATGTCGGTCAACATAAATTTTATTTGTACTTTACGAACTTTTGGAGTttcttttggattttattttggcATTTTCAACAATTACCCTGGACAAACTATATGTTTTTCTAGaatataaatttgacatttgttttTACAAATAAACAAAATGATGGATTTTTCGCTGCAAAACAAATTATTACTTAAGCTTTCAGAAAGGTAACCAAGATAATGATTCGAATTTTCAGTTTTGTAAAATAAGATGAATGTTTTGAAAAATTCCTATTAGACTATAGCTAAGTTTCTAAATGAATTTCTGCAAAAAAATTTTACAAGCAATGGTTTAGAAAGTGAATAATCTAGTTTTCGAGTACATAGTGTAACCTTCAAgatccgaccataacgtctagatcaaatttagggtgttaccaAAGATGTCCTTTAAATTTATTAtgggaaaaattgaaaataaactccacaattaaagaaaaaagaaccttattttcaaagaattccAATCTTTTCTTTCCACTATTAATCTATGAATACCCAAAAAGTATAATTTGTTTGAGGCTTGAGGGGACCGAATATAATTTTACcaatatattaattcataaaaattaaaagtactatataaataatttttatttatctaaGAGACCAAGACCACTGTCGGTCCTCTTTATTCACCCCCTAATTCCAACCACATTTAAAGTTAAATCGTGCTGGTTCTATTTACAAGATTCGAGCTGGAGACATTTTCCATTTAGTATATCAGGGAGTGACAATGCATGTGGGTTCCTAATTGATGTTATGTGGAGTATTTAGGTTTCCATGGTGGGGATGAAAAAGGGCCTAGCAACCACTCTAGAGCTCAATGCTTTTATTGTGAAAGTGCTTTTCTTTCAAATCTCGTGAATATATCAATCTTTATTTGtatgtatataatcttatgaacTATCATTTCTAAGCCAAatgtacccaaaaaaaaaatcatttctcaaccaaacctcaccaataaatattttataatggtGACCCCATCAACAATTATTTCTAGCCCCCACTTTCTACCATatgtaaaaacaaaataatttcttttgttttctttctttcaagaGTTAAATGTTGTAGTAGATGTTTTCAAGATTTTTGTAGCCTCATATTTGTAGTTTGGAATTATagtcaaaatcaaattaaaaggtatttttaaaattatgttcCCTATTTTTCGAATGTAAAATTATGGTCCAATCACTAatactgttaaaattttattggtgtaatattttaaaattaaaaaaaaatatttagtagtCATGTAAAAAAAATGACGTTATAATAGACTTGCATTTAAAGCTAAGATCTGAAGGAggcttgaaaaataaaattttaaatgtattgaGTGATATTCAATACTTATATTAGCACAATTCTCTAGCTAACAGAGCTAATAGACCTAGGTCtgatcaagaaaaataaaaaaaaattaacctaaaacaaggtGTTTAGACGATTTATGAAATATAACTTAAAAATCCGTGGTTACTTGAACCAAACCCaatgtcatttttatttaattcattattaattttaattttttataaagtaaacataaatattttatatttaaaataatgaaaataatttaaaagatctatataaaaatatttttaaaaataccacataaaatttattgattatttttatttacttgaaaaaaattagaaaaatattaataaaaaaactttgaaattttatgaaataatctaaaaaccataaaaaaaactcattttgttaaaaaaaccCCTAAAACCGAGAACTGAACTGGATTACAATAAGAAATTCGAAAAATTCAAAACACTCGACCCAACCAAACCAAACTCACCCCTAAGTcgatcaatatatttttaaaattccataaatttatataatatctaaaagtGTTACGATTTTGCTATTTATAAAGCTATGGTCTATTTAAATGGTAGTTTGATAAGAGATAAGATATTGAAGATATATAGTCTTTGTAGTTGTTTTCATATGAAGCCATGAGGAGCCATGAGCCACGTTCCACTTCCTCTTGTGCAGCTTGCAAGCTCTTGAAAAGGAGGTGCAGTCCCACCTGCATTTTCGCACCCTATTTCCGGTCCGACGAGCCGAAGAAATTCGCAAAGGTCCATAAAGTTTTCGGAGCTAGCAACGTGAGCAAGATCTTGATCGAGGTTCCCGAAGAACAGCGTGAGGACACCGTGAACTCCTTGGTTTACGAAGCTGAGGCAAGGCTCTGTGACCCCGTCTACGGTTGCATAGGTGCCATAGCCTTGTTGCAAAGGAAGATGATCGAGCTTCAACACGATTTGGCCCTCGCGAGAGCTCGTTTGGCTCGGTACGCTGCGAACTACTCGACCGGTGTTGCTGGTACGGAACTTGACCGGCTTACAATGACAGGTTTAGGTGAGTTCCTAGTTGCTTGTGGTGGATTCATGGATAGTTTTAACCAAAGTTCATCATATCAAGTGAACCAAGATGCACATATGTATGATCTTACCCAAATTCCATATGTATGTCATGATCAACTTTGAATTGCacgagaaataaaaaaaaaatgttggTTTTGGTTTGGATCAATTCaggtttggtttaatttttggttaatcTCATTTTAGATTTAAGGTTTCGAATTTGCTACTTTAGtccttaaaatttataaaattttaaattaatatatgataaaattataatttatcctttcaaaaatattagaaaatgtaTAACTTAATGTCAGCTcccctaaaaaaaattgatttcgaGTTAAGGTTATTAActtcttaatattaaattgagtcaaattcaaattcaaattaattgAGTCGAGTTTTCAAGATTAACTTTGAATTATATacgaaaataaaaagggttgaagTAAATGTGGGGCAAAATTTGCAGAGGAATTGTCATAAAAcatagtttttatttttcaaaggaCTGGTGAAATTATACAAAGTCCTTTCGGCAATCCCCAAAATGTAGGCCCAAAGTGCTTGCCTTAATTTTCAGGTACTGCTTCACATGGTGTTGCTCAGTTTTCATGGTTTTAATTCTTCCCCCAGCAAGCATTAATTATGACTTTAACATTTACCCCTCCAAATTGTTCACCTTGTCCTTTCTCCCCCTGGTAATTTCCTAGAAAGCTTTGACAGAGGGAAAgtttcaaagaaaggagaggggTAGGGGTAGTCatagtgtgctctctgaaatatAGTTTATTCTCATAAATAGAGATAAAATCTTCAACCACATAATTAAAAGATAACGTGAATAACCATCATATCACATCACACCTTATGATTTTAATAAACAATAATTTTATCACTCCTATTGTTGCTTCGTTCGCAATATGagttcaatttttcattttttgaaacTTCCATGCAATGCTAATCATATTTCCACGTTCAACCATTATTTGTAGTCAGGGATGAAGCTAAGAATTTGTTACAACATCTACATCATATCCGGGGATGAAGGCAGAAAAAAGTTTTTGGAGGgccaaaagataattttacaatcatattaatttataaattgtaattttatgagGGACCAAGGATTTGAGCAAATTTACTATTTATTAGAGACCAAGGCTATATTGTCAACTCCCTTAAATTTGTTTctaattatatcaattaagtctTTCTATTAATTTCAGCGTTAAATATCAACTCAAATTTGACGTGAAGTACATTTAATATCCATGAATCAAATTGAAAACATGTGCATAACACCAACACATGAAGGGCTTGaatctaacacattaaaaaaaatcagtgGCGGACTATTTTGGAAatgtttttagaaattttattttttgaaaaaaattctctATCAAACccttaaaattattgaaaattatcTCAAAATCTagcattaaaatcaaattattcatGAAATAATTTGCTTCACGACAAATCAAAATACACATTCAATGCCAAATCTAACAAACGAAGGAGGTTGATTGAatggtttaaaaattaaattaaaattgtagTTAAAATTTGAAGGACAAAATTAGAAAATTCCAATATGATAGCAGTAAAGCATGATAAGACATTTCACATGCATCCTTTACTTGATTCTGAACATATAAAAAGATAAAGCCAAAAAAGGGCAAAATGATTGTGTCATTTTCAGTATACCAAAATGTACATGACAGGCAGGCAGCATCTGTATTACACAACATTAACATGCACCCATCAAAACCCATCATCATCGTCACCATTGTAAAAAGTTTGCTGATGAATTATGAAGGCAAAGGTAATGGTGGTAACACCGGTTCGAGTTCCGGGTTATTGGTTCAAGTTCGAAAGTTTATACAAAATTTAAAgtattatgtaaaattttagacttcaaAAATGAGGTtgagtaaaaaaattaagtttatttaaaatatggattATATTCGGATTTAAGTATTCAAAGCTTGAGTTCGATCTAACCCAACCCATTTTCTaagtttatattatattatattatattatgtaatttacaacatataaaaattaaatctataatgcaaatattaaaaaataggaGGGATTCACTTATATTAGTGTGGGTTTACACTTTACACCCTTCCGTAACTTCTTAtagtattaatattttaataatacaaCTGTCTTATTTTATGctccattcatataaattatgaatgtcaaatttaacgtaaaataaaaatttttaactaattttttatgtaaaaaacttTCAATCATTCAatgaatattaatatatacattttttattcaaTATGATAGAGATATTGATCGGTTctaaaatttacatgcatgactagtaaaattatattgataaattcaatggccgaatcgttaaaatattaattgtataaaaagttATGGAAGAGTGTAAACCCACCCTAATTTTACACCGATGTAAATGGGTTCCtctctttaaaaaatatattaagttgcatatatttgaaattttaataaatgataaatatataaaattattaaatattaaaattaaaattacataaatacttttttaaaaaataaacaataatatggTGATTTGAAATTGATTTATGTTAACCATTTACATATATAAGCAAATTTTAGTAACTATGAGCCGAATTAGATTTAGACaaatataaaatgtattaatatcaTACATAAGCTCGGTTCAAAGTATAGACACATTACAACTCTTGCTAATCCCCTTACATGATGACAATGGTAttattttttagggttaattACAAAGTTGCATATAAatcatactcttttttttttcatttaagtacCTAAAAGtacttttagtaaaaaaaatgatgttcATGTTCTTATTCGATGGTATCGGGTTTTagggtaaaattaaattaaattaaaaatttaagtaccacttttaacaaaaaaaaaactttaattacTTGAGTAAAAAAGGAGATATAATTTGAAGGTCAAATTTGCATTTAAACCTAATATTATTTAactttaaagaaagaaatataaacattattttaaaatttaaaagaataaaatatttttttaattatgctaAGCATTTATGCATGGTGTTGTGATCGTTTTACTATgctcaaatttgatattttaatttatatactttaatttggtataattttaaattttttatttttatatcatcattagtcTAAATAGTTAGATTCgtaattatttatgttaaaatattaagATAGATTTTTCTTAAAACCAACATTCCAACACAAAAgaataaagtaaaacaaaaatcaTGCTAGAAAGATGAGttgaaaataaatgtttttaagtaAAGATCCAAATATGCATTTTAATCGAAATAGTTGTATTAAACATTTGAGCTAACTAATGACATTAACAAAGTCACTATCAACGGAAATATTTATAATGCAAATATTGGTGTAAACTAAAGTAAGTTTACACTTTACACTTTACACCATTCAgtaactttttatattattaatattttaacaatacaACTGTCTTATTTTATGCTCCATTCATATAGATTATGCACGTCAACTTTgacgtaaaataaaaaattttaactcttTGTTTAATGTAAAGAAAATTTCAACCGTTCAATGAATATTGATATACACACTTTTTTATGTCAATATGATAGAGATATTGAATCGGTTCAAAATTTTACATCCATGACtagtaaaattatattgataaatgaaatgactgaatcgttaaaatattaaCCGTATAAAAAGTTATAGAAGAGTGTAAAACCACTCCAGTTTTACTGTACTTAAAttcgatattttaatttatatattttgatttgacataattttaattatttttatttttatatcattattagtTTAAATAGTTAAGATCCGTAATTATTTCTGCTAAAATATTAAAGTAGATTTTTCTTAAAACCACACAATCCAACACAAACgaataaagtaaaacaaaaatcaTGCTAGCAAGATGAGttgaaaataaatgtttttaagtcCAAATATGTATTTTAATCGAAATAGTTGTATTAAACATTTGAGCTAACAAATGACATTAACAGAGCTAGTATCGATGGCTTGGTAAGGGCTCTGgtcccctaaaaatgataaatttttaatttaatcgtttaaaaattataaagctataaattaataaaatgatgaaattacattttaatccttataAAAATATGTAACTTAATTCTGCCCTCTCAAAAAAATAAGTTGGCTTCACCCCTATACATTAGgaccaaattatattaaattaaagtgtaaggcataaatcttaaatttgaacACAGTAAAGTGACGAAAATTCCGTAATTCCTTTGAGCATCAAATTATCCTACTTTCATTTTTCGATGGTACAGATATAATTAGCAAATACGAGTAATTCCTATAACTACAACTAGACTCAATTGATACAAGCACAAATGGAATTATAATTAGAATCAACAATTTTGTATAACTACAACTAGAATCaaactattataaaaaaaatggaagaatTGATACTCAAAATATATTCAAACTATGGTGGGATTCAAATCAGAATAAAATCTAGATCGAAAAAGCACACATGTAAATGTAAATAATAGAACTCGAACCTAGACACTTAAGATCCTAGGCCTCAACCTTTGTCAACACTACCAAAACAttacttatttacttatttatatttacaaacaAAGTGCATATTCCGCCCAAAATtaacaaatacaaaattttcaaaccaaaatatcCGTCCCTTTCAATCAAATCATATAATGCACCATTCTACTTTGCATCCGACAATTACACATGGTGAGATAAAATTTAGATTAAGAACTCACATGTAAACGCACACAATAGGACTCGAACCAACAATTACATATGGTGAGATAAAATCTAGATTAAGAACTCACACATGTAAACGCACACAATAGGACTCAAACCTAGACACTTAAGATCCCAAACAGACAAGCTCTCAATCTTTGCCAATACTACCAAACCCTTATTTATctacttatttatattttataaacaaAGTGCATATTCGGCCTAACATTAACAAATAAGATTTTTCAAGCCAAAATAACCTTTCCTTTCAATCAAATCATATATTGCAGTTGCATCTATTTTCTCATTTAGTATCTGATAATGAGACTTAAACCAGAATAAAACCTAGACTAAAAACTCACATATGTAAATACACATAATAGAACTCGAACCTAAACACTTAAGATCCCAAGCGCTCAATCTTTGCCAACATTACCAAAACATTACTAAtctacttatttatatttataaataaagagCATATTTGGCCTAACATTAACAAATATAAGTTTTCAAGGCAAAATATCCCTCCCTTTCAATCAAATCATATACTGCACCATTATCCGataattacattaaattttattaatgttgAAGTTAAACCGAATCAGACTCCTAAACAAAGGAAAAGCTTTCAATACTTGTTTTCTTCATTCACATGCTATGTGACAAAATTCCAACAACAACCAAAATGAGCTCAATGTATCCCCCCTctccctccccccccccccccctcCCCATCCCCCTCCCAAAAGGGCAAATTTACATTGTTCAATGGCACTTTCTAGGAGTTTTAATCTACACTCAGAAAAAGAATTATACAATTAATACAGATTATGAAATTGGATGTTTACACTTCCCTCTTGGGACGATTTCGAGTACGTGGAAGCACAGGTTCTTGCACTATTTCCTCCAATGAAATagcatcatcatcaccatcaccaCCATCATCACCCTCGTCCTCTGCCTCCTTTACTGCTTGATTTATAGAGATCTGCATAAAAAAAACCACGATTCAAGTATTGGAATCATTTTAAGTTCGAATCAATTTCAGGTTGGGATTATTTTGAGTTAAAGTAAATCAGGTTTGAAGTTCAGATATTTCATGTCAAATCATTATAGGTTTGGAATCGAATTATTTCTAGTTCGGGTCAGTTTAAGTTGGGATGAATTTAAGTTCAAGCTAGACAAGCATGGATTATTGATTTTTATGATCAAATCGAATAGAGTGGAGCTTGAATTCAGCTAAATCGAACCAGGTTTTCAGGTTTGGGGTATGAATTGAGATTTCTATATTACACCAAAGATTTTAATGAATGTCAAAAACAGAACCATTGTGAAAATTTATCAAACACCTAATGGGCATTACAGTAACAAACTCTTGAGACTACCAGTTCCCTCATTAAGCAATCCAAATAAGACTTCCACTTCAAGAAAAACTCAAATTTTCCAAAGAACTAAGCATCCAATTCAAAAAAGTAGTATAATTCGAAAATCCcgtaaaaagggaaaaaaataaatgaatttttttagacTCTTACATCTTCTAGGAAGTCTTCGTCGAGCTTATCAGCAATCTTGATGGAAGTAAAGATGGTGATAGCCAGGAGTGAGAGCGGGAACACTGCCGCGAACACGTAGCTGCTGGTGTTGGCGCCCGCACGTGTCACCACCTCTAGTCCTCTCCTTTTCCGGTTAAACAGGTCGTTGGAGAATGCAAAAACTACCGGAGCATGCACGAGGAGTGGGCTGGAGAATGCATTTGCGGTCTGGGGATAGAGAAGGAGTCCTCTCGTTTTCCGGTGAGATAGGTGGCCGGAGAATGAAACGACCGCCGGAACAGAACGGAGAGGGAGTGAAGGTGGGGCTGAGCTAATACTGGTGATGATTGAGTGACTCCCCATCGGCTCTACCTTTTTCTGGAATTTTTGGATAAAATTTGCAGGTTTTTAAACGTTTTCATTGAAATCGGGTTTATCttggttaaaattttagttttggtccCTTTACTATACTTCAATCTTCAATTTAGTTTATGTACTTTAATTTGGCATAAGTTCATGtccttttcaaaaatttgaaatttaccCCCTATACTTTTTAGATTCTAAAATCtaagttcaattgttaacacTGCTAAATTTGTTaatatgacattttgaaataaaaaatattcacttgataattatataactaaaaaatgacattataatataactaaaatttaataaaataattttaacaatgttaatagttagacttgaattttgaaatctgaaaaatagaactaaattcctaaaaataaaagtatagagagaaaattttaaatttacgaaaAATATAAGGACTTATGGTATATTTTAACCCTAAAACTATTAACTATTCTGATTAAAACACTAACTAGATTCTTTTTAAACATATTATTCTcagtataaaaaaattgatattaacATTAAGGGTTgaaatatttctttaaaaaaaattcaaattactatttgaatcaaaactgttaaaaaagttaattatttGGATTGACAATATAATACATCAATTCACAACTTTGTGTATAATATAGGGACCAAagctataatttttattaaataaatgaaatagttAGTAAATAGAATCATGAGGTGGTTGGTGGTTGTTCATCTCATACTTTAATTATGAGATCGAGGTTTGATTCTTGTCTATGGGAATAAAGCACATTTTATTGTCAGTCGATTCGAATGCACTGAAACGTATTTATCCTCTTATTAAAGTGTTGCGATGATATATAAAAACTAAGAATTATGAAATCTATCTATATTTTTTGCCAAATCACCTATCCACTTGAAATCTCTCGTCAAACAATATACCTCGTCGAAAAGAGGTACCTTGCTTGACAAGATTGTAGCCACTCGTTATTCATATACCTTATAACCACATCCCATCAGATCACATCATAAACCTAGTAAGGAGACCTAGACTGCAAGATACCCTTATTGACGGCTCTCGAATCACAAGGGACATGTGGTTTACTATGACATTCAGAACTTCCCTTAAAAGGGTTTCTTGAAGGTATGATCAAGACTCAAGTATATCTACTTAATCACTAGAACCCTTTAAAAACATTCTTATATCTCTCGACTCAATGGGTAAATCGTCTATCTTCATTTCATACTCCTTAATCCCATCAGCATATCTTACCTTTAACAGGGACAAATCTAGGGCAGGCAAGACCCTagccctaaaatgaaaaattacattttatcccattataaatgataaaattacaaatttatattttatatatgaaagGTTATACAAATTGGTATGAGATTATAACGTAAAATAATATGCAATTGCAAGTTGAGGTGGTGGTGGGTTTCTTAAATATGTTAGCCCAATAGCAAATGGGCACTTATTGGCCTTTAAACATATTTGGAGCATTCGTTTCCAAAAATAACATTTTAGTccgttgaattttttttatttttccattttataaaaaa
Coding sequences within it:
- the LOC107931760 gene encoding LOB domain-containing protein 21 isoform X1, which produces MRSHEPRSTSSCAACKLLKRRCSPTCIFAPYFRSDEPKKFAKVHKVFGASNVSKILIEVPEEQREDTVNSLVYEAEARLCDPVYGCIGAIALLQRKMIELQHDLALARARLARYAANYSTGVAGTELDRLTMTGLGMKLRICYNIYIISGDEGRKKFLEGQKIILQSY
- the LOC107931760 gene encoding LOB domain-containing protein 21 isoform X2, producing MRSHEPRSTSSCAACKLLKRRCSPTCIFAPYFRSDEPKKFAKVHKVFGASNVSKILIEVPEEQREDTVNSLVYEAEARLCDPVYGCIGAIALLQRKMIELQHDLALARARLARYAANYSTGVAGTELDRLTMTGLVRDEAKNLLQHLHHIRG
- the LOC107931801 gene encoding uncharacterized protein, which gives rise to MGSHSIITSISSAPPSLPLRSVPAVVSFSGHLSHRKTRGLLLYPQTANAFSSPLLVHAPVVFAFSNDLFNRKRRGLEVVTRAGANTSSYVFAAVFPLSLLAITIFTSIKIADKLDEDFLEDISINQAVKEAEDEGDDGGDGDDDAISLEEIVQEPVLPRTRNRPKREV